A genome region from Rhodopseudomonas boonkerdii includes the following:
- a CDS encoding homoserine dehydrogenase, whose product MVAPLKVGIAGLGTVGAEVVRLIEQQQSILAARCGRGIKVVAVTARNKAKKRGIDLRGIDWMKDPLAVATHPEVDCFVELMGGAGDPALGSISAALAAGKSVVTANKALVAKHGLKLATSAEKHGGALNYEAAVAGAIPVIKTIREGLSGTSINRVYGILNGTCNYILTRMEQEGLSFEECLKDAQRLGYAEAEPSFDVDGYDTAQKLAILASLAFGTKVAESAVSVEGISTIAAEDLRAAAELGYRIKLLGVAMRTKTGIEQRVHPTMVPLTSSIAQVMGVTNAVTIDGAGIAPITLVGPGAGGAATASAVLADIADVARNVRALPFAQPVAKLKTTTKAPMERHEGGYYIRLMARDLAGTAARIATRLAEQKISLESIVQKHPNGKLEPIDGTRKSSPVPVILITYATAEDAMRRALQAVQKDKVISGKPQVIRIEKN is encoded by the coding sequence ATGGTCGCACCCCTCAAAGTGGGTATCGCGGGTCTCGGCACCGTTGGCGCCGAAGTCGTCCGTCTCATCGAACAGCAGCAGTCCATCCTCGCCGCGCGCTGCGGCCGCGGCATCAAGGTCGTGGCGGTCACCGCGCGTAACAAGGCCAAGAAGCGTGGTATCGACCTGCGCGGCATCGACTGGATGAAGGACCCGCTCGCGGTTGCGACCCATCCTGAGGTCGACTGCTTCGTCGAACTGATGGGAGGGGCGGGCGATCCCGCACTCGGCTCGATCTCCGCCGCACTTGCCGCCGGCAAGTCCGTCGTCACCGCGAACAAGGCGCTGGTCGCCAAGCACGGCCTCAAGCTTGCGACGTCGGCCGAGAAGCATGGCGGCGCGCTGAACTACGAAGCCGCCGTCGCCGGTGCCATCCCGGTCATCAAGACCATTCGCGAGGGCCTGTCGGGCACCTCCATCAACCGCGTCTATGGCATCCTCAACGGCACCTGCAACTATATCCTGACCCGGATGGAGCAGGAGGGGCTGTCTTTCGAGGAATGCCTGAAGGACGCGCAGCGCCTCGGCTATGCCGAAGCCGAACCGTCCTTCGACGTGGACGGATATGACACCGCGCAAAAACTCGCGATCCTTGCCAGCCTCGCTTTCGGCACCAAGGTCGCCGAGAGTGCTGTTTCTGTGGAAGGCATTTCCACCATTGCCGCTGAAGATCTCCGCGCGGCGGCCGAACTCGGTTATCGTATCAAGCTGCTTGGCGTGGCCATGCGCACCAAGACGGGTATCGAGCAGCGCGTGCATCCGACCATGGTGCCGCTGACCTCGTCCATCGCGCAGGTGATGGGCGTGACCAATGCCGTGACCATCGATGGTGCCGGTATCGCGCCGATCACGCTGGTCGGACCGGGGGCGGGCGGTGCCGCCACGGCGTCTGCCGTACTGGCCGATATCGCCGATGTCGCGCGCAACGTCCGTGCGCTGCCGTTCGCGCAGCCGGTTGCGAAGCTGAAGACCACCACCAAGGCGCCGATGGAGCGTCACGAAGGCGGCTATTACATCCGCCTGATGGCGCGCGATCTCGCCGGCACCGCTGCGCGCATCGCCACGCGTCTCGCCGAGCAGAAGATCTCGCTCGAGTCGATCGTGCAAAAGCATCCGAACGGCAAGCTCGAGCCGATCGATGGCACAAGAAAATCGTCACCCGTGCCGGTTATCCTGATCACCTATGCCACGGCTGAGGATGCCATGCGCCGCGCGCTGCAGGCCGTGCAGAAGGACAAGGTGATCTCGGGCAAGCCGCAGGTCATCCGCATCGAAAAGAACTGA
- the glpX gene encoding class II fructose-bisphosphatase, translated as MSTHISVPPQQLLERILTLEIVRVTERAAVSAARLRGHGKEKAADQAAVDAMRRELNKLPIEGTIVIGEGERDEAPMLYIGEKVGINAGPKVDIAVDPLEGTTLCAKDMPGSIATLAMADGGTLLHAPDVYMEKIAIGPGYDKNVINIDAPPEENIKRLAKAKGVPVSEITALVLERPRHEALINAIRATGASLRLIPDGDVAGVIHTTDPDKSGIDIYMGTGGAPEGVLAAVALRCMGGQMQTRLILDTEEKRERAAKMGVTDPKLIYGIEDMAKGDCLFAATGVTDGALLSGVKFRGDVIETETIVMRSVTGTVRVIKGEHRQLEKFHLD; from the coding sequence ATGTCCACCCATATTTCCGTCCCGCCGCAGCAACTCCTCGAGCGAATTCTGACACTGGAAATCGTGCGCGTCACCGAACGTGCGGCCGTGTCGGCGGCTCGCCTGCGCGGTCACGGCAAGGAAAAGGCGGCCGATCAGGCCGCCGTGGACGCGATGCGCCGTGAGCTCAACAAGCTGCCCATCGAAGGCACCATCGTGATTGGCGAAGGCGAGCGCGACGAAGCTCCGATGCTTTATATCGGTGAGAAGGTCGGTATCAATGCCGGCCCTAAGGTGGACATCGCCGTCGATCCACTCGAAGGCACCACGCTGTGCGCCAAGGATATGCCGGGCTCGATCGCAACCCTCGCGATGGCCGATGGTGGCACGCTGCTGCACGCCCCTGACGTCTATATGGAAAAGATCGCCATCGGTCCCGGCTACGACAAGAACGTCATCAATATCGATGCCCCGCCGGAAGAGAACATCAAGCGTCTCGCCAAAGCCAAGGGCGTGCCGGTCTCCGAGATCACCGCATTGGTGCTCGAGCGCCCGCGCCATGAAGCGCTGATCAACGCGATCCGTGCCACCGGCGCTTCGCTGCGGTTGATTCCGGATGGCGATGTCGCTGGCGTTATCCACACCACGGATCCGGACAAGTCGGGCATCGACATTTATATGGGCACGGGCGGTGCGCCGGAAGGTGTGTTGGCGGCCGTGGCGCTGCGCTGCATGGGCGGCCAGATGCAGACCCGCCTGATCCTCGACACCGAGGAAAAGCGCGAACGCGCTGCGAAGATGGGCGTGACCGACCCGAAGCTGATCTATGGCATCGAGGACATGGCCAAGGGCGACTGCCTGTTTGCGGCCACCGGCGTGACCGACGGCGCGCTGCTGTCGGGCGTCAAGTTCCGTGGCGACGTGATCGAGACCGAGACCATCGTGATGCGCTCGGTGACTGGTACCGTCCGTGTCATCAAGGGCGAGCATCGCCAGCTCGAAAAATTCCACCTCGACTGA
- a CDS encoding GNAT family N-acetyltransferase, which yields MPKVENIEIRPVGPDERAAWEPLWQGYLTFYKATLPQVATDTAWKRFHDANEQMFLLGAYVDGKLTGIVQFLYHRSSWTPGDYCYLQDLFVDSSARGLGLGRALIEAVYAKAKADGCSRVHWLTQNENAQARILYDQVADNSGFMQYRKVF from the coding sequence ATGCCGAAAGTCGAGAATATCGAGATCCGTCCGGTTGGTCCCGATGAACGGGCCGCCTGGGAGCCGTTGTGGCAGGGCTATCTGACCTTCTACAAGGCCACGCTGCCGCAAGTCGCAACCGACACGGCCTGGAAGCGCTTTCACGATGCGAACGAGCAGATGTTCCTGCTTGGCGCTTACGTGGACGGCAAGCTCACGGGCATCGTCCAGTTCCTGTATCACCGCTCGTCCTGGACACCGGGGGATTACTGCTATCTGCAGGACCTGTTCGTCGACAGCAGCGCCCGCGGGCTCGGCCTCGGTCGCGCGTTGATCGAGGCGGTCTATGCGAAGGCGAAAGCGGATGGCTGCAGCCGCGTCCACTGGCTGACGCAAAACGAGAATGCGCAGGCGCGCATTCTCTACGATCAGGTCGCGGATAATTCCGGCTTCATGCAGTATCGCAAAGTGTTTTAG
- a CDS encoding haloacid dehalogenase type II — MSDITTVKALIFDVFGTVVDWRTSLINDFTTWSAARGVKADWPALVDAWRQAYVPSMDTVRHHPERGFLKLDKLHRLSLETLVEKFGIKGLTDDDLQHLTLGWHRLHPWKDSVAGLTRLKTKYIISPLSNGNVVLLTNMAKFGGLPWDLIMSAELFKHYKPDPESYLGACELLSLKPHEVMMVAAHNNDLDAAQKCGLKTGFVPRITEYGPLQNRDFTADGDWDVVADDFEDLAKRLGC, encoded by the coding sequence ATGAGCGATATCACCACTGTCAAGGCGCTGATCTTCGATGTGTTCGGTACCGTCGTCGACTGGCGCACCAGCCTCATCAACGATTTCACCACATGGAGCGCGGCCCGCGGCGTCAAGGCCGACTGGCCGGCGCTGGTCGATGCCTGGCGGCAGGCTTACGTGCCCTCCATGGACACCGTGCGTCATCATCCCGAACGCGGCTTCCTCAAGCTCGACAAGCTGCATCGGCTGTCGCTTGAAACGCTGGTCGAAAAGTTTGGCATCAAGGGCCTGACGGATGATGATCTGCAGCATCTCACCCTTGGCTGGCACCGCCTGCATCCTTGGAAGGACTCAGTCGCGGGCCTCACGCGCCTGAAAACGAAATATATCATCAGCCCGCTGTCGAACGGCAATGTCGTGCTGCTCACCAACATGGCGAAATTCGGCGGCCTGCCATGGGACCTGATCATGAGCGCCGAACTGTTCAAGCACTACAAGCCGGACCCCGAAAGCTATCTCGGCGCCTGCGAGCTGCTCAGCCTGAAGCCGCATGAAGTGATGATGGTCGCGGCCCATAACAACGATCTCGATGCTGCCCAAAAATGCGGCCTCAAGACCGGCTTCGTTCCCCGCATTACCGAATACGGCCCGCTGCAGAACCGCGACTTCACGGCGGATGGCGACTGGGACGTGGTGGCGGATGATTTTGAGGATCTGGCGAAGCGGCTGGGGTGCTGA
- the recJ gene encoding single-stranded-DNA-specific exonuclease RecJ, with amino-acid sequence MAATTDIPDLIHPAFLGVTRSATGRIWRDRVDQRGAARALAMVQRFRLPEMLARVIAGRNIDLDAVEDFLDPTIRKLMPDPFTITQMEAAAKRIADAAERGEQVAIFGDYDVDGATSSALLAWHLRHCGLDPDIHIPDRIFEGYGPNVDAIRALAGKGNTLLVTVDCGTTSFEPLAEAKKLGMSVVVIDHHQANEELPDVDAVVNPNRLDDISGLGHLAAVGLVLITLVAVNRELRQRGFWTPQKPEPNLLDMLHHVALGTVADVAPLIGLNRAFVAKGLIALRRRDHIGHTALMDVARLNGPPEAWHLGFMLGPRINAGGRIGRADLGVRLLLEGDVSEAARIAAELDRLNTERRIIEQAAEAQAEAEALAALGLEDKGSVIVTAREGWHPGVVGLVASRLKEKFARPSFAIALEPGGLGTGSGRSISGVDLGKAVRQAVADGLLIKGGGHAMAAGVTLRKEKLGEFRAYIEEKLAADVAKSRNEKELFIDGAVTARGVTVELVNTLNRAGPFGQANPEPVIALPSHQLAYVDEVGQAHLRLRLKSSDGAMVNGIAFRSVGQKLGNALQEYRGQEVHVAGSLTVDRWQGQERVQMRVIDVALPSSEPRMIR; translated from the coding sequence ATGGCCGCGACCACCGACATCCCCGACCTGATCCATCCTGCCTTTCTCGGCGTGACCCGATCCGCCACCGGCCGGATTTGGCGCGACCGCGTCGATCAGCGCGGCGCCGCGCGGGCGCTGGCGATGGTGCAGCGGTTCAGGCTGCCGGAGATGCTGGCGCGTGTCATCGCGGGGCGAAACATCGACCTCGATGCCGTCGAGGATTTCCTCGATCCCACCATCCGCAAGCTGATGCCGGATCCGTTCACCATTACTCAGATGGAAGCCGCCGCCAAGCGTATCGCTGACGCCGCCGAGCGCGGCGAGCAGGTCGCGATCTTCGGCGACTATGACGTGGACGGCGCGACGTCCTCCGCGCTGCTCGCCTGGCATCTGCGCCATTGCGGCCTCGATCCTGACATCCACATTCCCGACCGCATCTTCGAAGGCTACGGTCCCAATGTCGATGCGATCCGCGCGCTGGCCGGGAAGGGCAATACGCTGCTCGTCACCGTCGATTGCGGCACCACGAGTTTCGAGCCGCTGGCGGAAGCCAAGAAGCTCGGCATGTCCGTGGTGGTCATCGATCACCATCAGGCCAATGAGGAACTGCCCGACGTCGATGCCGTCGTGAATCCCAATCGCCTCGACGATATTTCCGGCCTCGGCCATCTCGCGGCCGTCGGGCTCGTGCTGATCACGCTGGTGGCCGTCAATCGCGAACTGCGCCAGCGCGGTTTCTGGACCCCGCAAAAGCCCGAGCCGAACCTGCTCGACATGCTGCATCACGTGGCGCTCGGCACCGTCGCCGACGTGGCGCCGCTGATCGGCCTCAACCGCGCCTTCGTCGCCAAAGGCCTCATTGCGCTGCGTCGCCGGGATCATATCGGTCACACCGCGCTGATGGATGTGGCGCGGCTCAACGGGCCGCCGGAAGCGTGGCACCTCGGCTTCATGTTGGGACCGCGCATCAATGCCGGCGGCCGCATCGGCCGCGCCGATCTCGGGGTGCGGCTTTTGCTTGAAGGCGATGTGTCGGAAGCCGCAAGGATCGCCGCCGAACTCGACCGTCTCAACACCGAACGCCGTATCATCGAACAGGCCGCCGAAGCGCAGGCGGAAGCAGAGGCGCTCGCCGCTCTCGGTCTCGAGGACAAAGGCTCCGTCATCGTCACCGCCCGCGAGGGGTGGCATCCCGGCGTCGTCGGTCTTGTCGCCTCGCGGCTGAAGGAGAAGTTTGCGCGGCCGTCCTTTGCAATTGCGCTGGAGCCCGGTGGTCTCGGCACCGGCTCGGGCCGCTCGATTTCCGGCGTCGATCTCGGCAAGGCGGTGCGGCAGGCGGTGGCCGATGGCCTGCTCATCAAGGGAGGCGGTCACGCGATGGCGGCGGGTGTGACCTTGCGCAAGGAAAAGCTCGGTGAATTCCGCGCCTATATCGAGGAAAAGCTGGCCGCCGATGTCGCAAAGTCTCGCAACGAGAAGGAGCTGTTCATCGATGGCGCCGTCACGGCGCGTGGTGTCACCGTCGAACTCGTCAACACGCTCAACCGTGCCGGGCCCTTCGGCCAGGCCAATCCCGAACCGGTGATTGCGCTGCCGTCGCATCAGCTCGCTTATGTCGATGAGGTCGGGCAGGCGCATCTGCGGCTGCGTCTGAAGTCGTCGGATGGCGCCATGGTGAATGGCATCGCCTTCCGCAGTGTCGGACAGAAGCTCGGCAACGCGCTGCAGGAATATCGCGGCCAGGAGGTGCATGTAGCCGGTTCGCTCACCGTCGATCGCTGGCAGGGGCAGGAGCGGGTGCAGATGCGTGTCATCGACGTGGCGCTGCCGTCGAGTGAGCCGAGGATGATCAGGTAA
- a CDS encoding GntR family transcriptional regulator — MEKRYAFVARALTEAIADGRHPVGSVLPTEFELAEQFAVSRSTVRAAMQELQASGLVSRKRNAGTRVEAAAPTHGGDGFTQALNTIEAVQQFGTETERHVQRVADVVADSELAGQLGCRPGRRWLCISSLRMIPGDATRTPICWTDVYIDGAFADEVRAKMAGHHEIFGTLVEKISGRRFVEIRQDISAVGVSQAMAEPLKAKAGAHALSIRRQYLFASNELAEVSLSIHPADRYRYSTRLRRS; from the coding sequence ATGGAAAAGCGATACGCGTTCGTGGCCCGGGCGCTGACCGAGGCGATTGCCGATGGCCGTCATCCGGTGGGGTCGGTCCTGCCGACGGAGTTCGAGCTGGCGGAGCAGTTTGCGGTCAGCCGTTCAACGGTGCGCGCGGCGATGCAGGAGCTGCAGGCATCGGGACTGGTGAGCCGCAAGCGCAATGCCGGCACCCGCGTGGAGGCTGCGGCGCCGACGCACGGTGGCGACGGCTTCACGCAGGCGCTGAACACGATCGAAGCCGTGCAGCAGTTCGGCACCGAGACCGAGCGGCACGTGCAGCGCGTGGCGGATGTGGTCGCGGATAGCGAGCTGGCGGGGCAGCTCGGCTGCCGGCCGGGCCGGCGCTGGCTGTGCATTTCGAGCCTGCGCATGATCCCGGGCGATGCGACGCGGACGCCGATCTGCTGGACCGATGTATATATCGATGGCGCCTTTGCCGATGAGGTGCGCGCGAAGATGGCGGGGCATCACGAGATCTTCGGCACGCTGGTGGAGAAGATTTCAGGACGGCGCTTCGTGGAGATCCGGCAGGATATCTCGGCAGTCGGCGTCTCGCAGGCGATGGCCGAGCCGCTGAAGGCAAAAGCCGGCGCACATGCGTTGTCGATCCGCCGGCAGTATCTGTTCGCCTCGAACGAACTGGCGGAAGTCTCGCTCAGTATTCACCCGGCCGATCGGTATCGGTATTCGACAAGGTTGCGACGGAGCTAG
- a CDS encoding class-II fumarase/aspartase family protein has translation MGSTVFDSVLFRDMFGTAEMREVFTDEALVGRYIEAEVALARAQARMGVVPKDAAAAIEAAAKSIQIDFDKLRHETEIVGYPILPLVHQLSAAAGEAGRYVHWGATTQDIMDTANVLQVRAALKIVARDLRAVSDILKAMAKKHRDTPMAGRTHLQQALPVTFGYKAAVWLSSIDRHIQRVDQALPRILLGEFSGAAGTLASVGEGGLEMQKLFCEELGLHQPSITWHVARDGIAEAVTLLGLITGTLGKIATDVMLLSSSEFGEVSEPFVPGRGASSTMPQKRNAISSELMLAAAKAVRQHVATMLDGMIHDLERATGPWHVEWASLPESFLLTASSLANAKFMLGGLVVHEQRMLDNLGLTHGLIVAEAVMMAAAPKLGRQHAHDVVYDACRKAIEGGGQLADILAEVPEIVEALGGKDNIRKHCDPANYLGLCGPMVDRVLSLSK, from the coding sequence ATGGGGAGCACGGTTTTCGACTCGGTGCTGTTTCGCGATATGTTTGGCACCGCGGAGATGCGTGAGGTCTTCACCGACGAGGCTCTGGTCGGCCGCTATATCGAGGCCGAGGTGGCACTCGCGCGCGCCCAGGCCCGGATGGGTGTGGTCCCCAAGGACGCTGCCGCAGCCATCGAGGCCGCCGCAAAATCCATCCAGATCGATTTCGACAAGCTCCGCCATGAGACCGAGATCGTCGGCTATCCCATCCTGCCGCTCGTCCACCAGCTCTCCGCCGCCGCGGGCGAGGCCGGCCGCTACGTCCATTGGGGCGCGACGACCCAGGACATCATGGACACCGCCAATGTTCTGCAGGTCCGTGCCGCGCTGAAGATCGTTGCCCGCGATCTCCGCGCTGTCAGCGACATCCTGAAAGCCATGGCGAAGAAGCATCGCGACACGCCGATGGCCGGGCGAACCCATCTGCAGCAGGCGCTGCCGGTGACCTTCGGCTATAAGGCTGCCGTCTGGCTGTCGTCGATCGATCGTCATATCCAGCGCGTCGATCAGGCATTGCCGCGCATCCTGCTTGGCGAATTCTCCGGTGCTGCCGGTACGCTCGCTTCGGTAGGCGAGGGCGGCCTCGAAATGCAGAAGCTGTTCTGCGAAGAACTCGGCCTGCATCAGCCGTCGATCACCTGGCATGTCGCCCGCGACGGTATTGCAGAGGCCGTGACACTGCTCGGCTTGATCACCGGCACCCTCGGCAAGATTGCCACCGACGTGATGCTGTTGTCCTCGTCCGAATTCGGCGAGGTATCCGAGCCCTTCGTGCCCGGTCGCGGTGCCTCATCCACGATGCCGCAAAAGCGTAACGCGATCTCGAGCGAGCTGATGCTTGCCGCCGCAAAGGCGGTGCGCCAGCACGTCGCCACCATGCTCGACGGCATGATCCATGATCTCGAACGTGCCACTGGACCGTGGCATGTCGAATGGGCCTCGCTGCCGGAAAGTTTCCTGCTCACCGCCTCGTCGCTGGCCAACGCGAAGTTCATGCTCGGCGGTCTCGTCGTGCACGAGCAGCGCATGCTGGACAATCTCGGTCTCACTCACGGTCTCATCGTCGCCGAGGCGGTCATGATGGCCGCTGCACCAAAGCTCGGCCGCCAGCATGCGCATGACGTCGTCTATGACGCCTGCCGCAAGGCCATCGAAGGTGGCGGCCAACTCGCCGACATTCTTGCAGAGGTGCCCGAGATCGTCGAAGCGCTCGGCGGCAAGGACAACATCCGCAAGCATTGCGATCCCGCCAACTATCTCGGCCTGTGCGGGCCGATGGTCGATCGCGTGCTGAGCCTGAGCAAGTAA
- a CDS encoding tripartite tricarboxylate transporter substrate-binding protein — MKTILATAFALGTAFSVASAVAQEFPTRTITMNMPYSAGGPGDTIARLLAQAMSGPLKQQVIVENTTGAGGSIGSAKVAGSPPDGYNLLLIHISHATNPALYPKLKYDPIKDYEPIGLAVDLPSVFVARKDLPAKNLEELIAWMKTTKEKVNYAHAGIGSASHLCGLLLNAATGTQPTQIAYRGAGPAMNDMMSGQVDVMCDQIVNVVGNVDGGTIKGYAVTSTERAPALPNLPTTTEAGLKDFTYTVWYGLFAPKGTPKPVLDKLNAALNVALKDETVKTRLAALGAQPVAPECATPDALAKHLKAEIDKWTPIIKNAGVVGAQ; from the coding sequence ATGAAGACGATACTGGCGACTGCATTTGCACTAGGCACCGCGTTCAGCGTGGCATCTGCCGTTGCGCAGGAATTTCCGACCCGCACCATCACCATGAACATGCCGTATTCGGCCGGCGGCCCCGGCGACACCATTGCGCGCCTTCTCGCGCAGGCCATGAGCGGCCCCCTGAAGCAGCAGGTCATCGTCGAGAATACCACGGGCGCCGGCGGCTCCATCGGCAGTGCCAAGGTCGCGGGTTCTCCGCCCGATGGCTATAATCTGCTGCTGATCCATATCAGCCACGCCACCAATCCCGCGCTGTATCCGAAACTCAAATACGATCCGATCAAGGACTATGAGCCGATCGGTCTCGCGGTCGATCTGCCGTCGGTCTTCGTCGCGCGAAAGGATCTGCCGGCGAAGAATCTGGAAGAGCTGATCGCCTGGATGAAGACCACGAAGGAGAAGGTGAACTACGCCCATGCCGGCATCGGCTCGGCCTCGCACCTCTGCGGCCTTCTGCTCAACGCCGCCACCGGTACGCAGCCGACCCAGATCGCCTATCGCGGCGCGGGTCCTGCGATGAACGACATGATGAGCGGGCAGGTCGATGTGATGTGTGACCAGATCGTCAATGTCGTCGGCAATGTCGATGGCGGCACCATCAAGGGTTATGCGGTCACCAGCACCGAGCGCGCACCGGCGCTTCCGAACCTGCCGACCACCACCGAGGCCGGCTTGAAGGATTTCACCTACACCGTCTGGTACGGCCTGTTCGCGCCCAAGGGCACGCCGAAGCCGGTGCTCGACAAGCTCAATGCCGCCTTGAATGTGGCGCTGAAGGACGAAACCGTGAAGACGCGTCTCGCGGCGCTGGGGGCGCAGCCCGTTGCGCCGGAGTGCGCCACGCCGGATGCCCTCGCAAAACATCTCAAGGCCGAGATCGACAAGTGGACGCCGATCATCAAGAACGCCGGCGTTGTCGGTGCGCAGTGA
- a CDS encoding class II fumarate hydratase — protein sequence MTDTRIEQDSFGGINVPKDRYWGAQTQRALEVFQVSDERFPVALIRAFALQKIAAVQANRQLGAIASEIAAPIEAAARELQQGRFDDHFPLPIWQTGSGTQTNMNANEVIANRANELLGRPLGTKSPVHPNDHVNCSQSSNDSFPTVMHIATALQLRSALLPALQMLRDELRAKADTFADVVKIGRTHLMDAVPMTMGQAFDAFARQTGHAIDRIEAVLPRLLMLPQGGTAVGSGLNAPDGFDVAFCDHLNALTGEIFVPNPSKFEGMGAHDALVEVSAALNGLAVTLLKIANDVRLLGSGPRCGLGELVIPHDGLTSSIMPGKRNPTIAEMLAQVCFQVMGNNAVVTAAGASGNFELNVAKPVIIYNVLQSIRVLSDGIGVFASRLVRDLDVDRRQLAVNVANAPLLATALNPVIGYDKVAMITAKALDEAITPREAAIALGLLSGEEYDRYVDPKRMAGLL from the coding sequence GTGACCGACACGCGCATCGAGCAGGATTCCTTTGGCGGCATCAACGTGCCGAAGGATCGTTATTGGGGCGCGCAGACCCAGCGCGCCCTCGAGGTGTTTCAAGTCAGCGACGAGCGCTTTCCGGTCGCGCTCATCCGCGCCTTCGCCTTGCAGAAGATCGCAGCGGTGCAGGCCAATCGGCAGCTCGGTGCGATCGCATCGGAGATCGCCGCGCCTATCGAGGCCGCCGCACGCGAATTGCAGCAGGGTCGTTTCGACGATCATTTCCCGTTGCCGATCTGGCAGACCGGCTCCGGCACCCAGACCAACATGAACGCCAATGAGGTGATCGCGAACCGCGCCAACGAGCTGCTGGGCCGGCCGCTCGGTACTAAGTCGCCGGTGCATCCCAACGATCACGTCAACTGCTCGCAATCCTCCAACGACAGTTTCCCGACCGTGATGCACATCGCGACGGCGCTGCAATTGCGCAGCGCCTTGCTGCCGGCTTTGCAGATGCTGCGGGATGAACTTCGCGCCAAGGCGGACACTTTCGCCGATGTCGTGAAGATTGGCCGCACGCATCTGATGGACGCGGTGCCGATGACCATGGGGCAGGCCTTCGACGCCTTCGCGCGCCAGACCGGCCACGCCATCGACCGTATCGAGGCCGTTCTTCCGCGCCTGCTGATGCTGCCGCAAGGCGGCACGGCGGTCGGTTCGGGGCTCAATGCGCCCGATGGCTTCGACGTCGCATTCTGCGACCACCTGAATGCATTGACTGGTGAAATCTTCGTCCCGAACCCCAGCAAGTTCGAAGGCATGGGCGCTCATGACGCGCTGGTGGAGGTCTCGGCCGCGTTGAACGGCCTTGCCGTCACGCTGCTGAAGATCGCCAACGATGTTCGCCTCCTCGGCTCCGGTCCGCGCTGCGGGCTCGGTGAGCTCGTCATCCCGCATGACGGGCTGACAAGTTCGATCATGCCGGGCAAGCGCAACCCGACCATCGCCGAGATGCTGGCGCAGGTGTGCTTTCAGGTCATGGGCAACAACGCTGTCGTCACAGCCGCGGGTGCCTCCGGGAATTTCGAACTGAACGTCGCCAAGCCGGTGATCATCTACAACGTCTTGCAATCGATCCGCGTCCTGTCTGATGGGATCGGCGTGTTTGCATCGCGGCTGGTCCGTGATCTCGATGTCGACCGCCGCCAGCTTGCAGTCAATGTCGCGAATGCGCCGCTGCTCGCCACGGCACTCAATCCGGTGATCGGCTACGACAAGGTGGCGATGATCACCGCGAAGGCGCTGGACGAAGCGATCACGCCGCGCGAAGCCGCGATTGCGCTGGGGCTGCTCTCAGGCGAGGAATACGATCGTTATGTCGATCCCAAGCGGATGGCGGGACTCTTATAG